DNA sequence from the Bombus huntii isolate Logan2020A chromosome 16, iyBomHunt1.1, whole genome shotgun sequence genome:
TGggatgaaaaaataaataaaatattcaaagtacaatgccttttataataattggtagataaaacaattttctatcaaGATTCTACTTTCGTAATTTTATATgtcaatatataaatttatgcaGCATGAAAACATGTATGAAAATGCAGTCTAATCATGattatttaattcatttcTACATTTAATAACTTAcattataatgaaatttatattgttatattttaataaaaaaaacattacaaaataaattttatagaatatcttgcaattataataaaatgtcAGCTTCTCTGTAAgcatctttttttaataattatcagAATAATTGTTTCTTAAAGATATATCCTCTTCATTAAgagaatataataattttagacAGAGATATTTCAACACATATAGCTATTTTTACAGGGATGCTTTCGTAATATTATATCGTTTTGTTAGTATCAGTTGACATGTATAAAAAATCCAAAACGGACAAATGCAGGCGAAATTTCGGTTCCGAaaaattcttgaaatataGCACCGATTCCGAGCATTGGTGAAATTGTGTCACCTACTAATGGAATCCTAATTAACTAATAGAAAATCACTATTTTGGTCGACGAATTTCTTGTTCGAACGACAAGTTTTTTGCTCTTAGATTTTCTCGgaaaattacattattttctggaattttaaaatgtttcatatatttcttatactattttattctttcaatacttataaatattcaccaattttttcgaatttttgtcATCATTAACCTATCCCTCAAAGCAATGGGAATTGGAGAGAATTAGAGAATTGTGGATGTTGAAAGGACTTTAAATGATTAAACGCTTtgtttatatacaaaataagatTGCTTTATTCAATTCAATTTGCAAGTTTACAACAATTGTACAGTTTTACAATGTGTTCATCattttctatataataatttgtgtAATCGTGTAATTTTATGCTAATTTGATTTCGTTGCTCGATCGATGGAGTCAAAATAATTCTTCTTGCGCGAATGAAGAccgaaaatttataaattcataaacACAATGAATACTGTATTTGAAATAGTTCACATATTTTcgtatattatgtacattctATGTATTTGACCACCCTTAAACtcataaatgtataaagatTCACAGTCCAGTTATAAATGCTCGTGGTACAGCGTAGCGTTCTGCCGCTTGTTTTCGAATCGCTACTAAGCGCATGCGACCGGCCAACTCCGTACACCAATATTCGACGACGTTCTGATTGGTCAATATAAAAAACTCGCGAATTTGAAAGATTCATTCACACGGTTCCTTTTTctacatatattaatattattttattgttacaGACAGCCGTTAATTACTTATTACTCCATGACAAATTGTCAGGCTAGCTAAGGCTACCAGCCACAGCTAACACTCAACTGATACATtgaaataaaggaaaggaaagaaaagattcATTCAAGTAGAATGTTGCAaccattaagatcatgtacgCAAATTCCTTACTACTATATAAAAGACTATATTAATACTATTTAAAACTGATACATTGATCGCAGTGTGCTCTGGAGTTATTGGATATACGAAATGATCGCACAATATGTCTAACATACATTGAATAACAAATATGAATGAATCTATTTAAACACTTATAATCattaaaagtataatattaaaCAGATCTTAAGATTGTATACATTATTgcaatttgtttctttatttcgggaaatattgtataaaaatacaatgACTGAGAACATGGTTTGGAGATTTTTATGGAAAAGTACTTCattcgtttatttaaatatctctGTTTCTAATCAAGTGGAAATTGAAAAAACATTTGTTATGAACAATATAAAAAGTTGATCTTAAATCGggtttatttatctttttcttaatGTAATGTCCTTTATCATTTTATAGTTTAACCTCGTCCCCTTCCTGCTTGAGATCCTCCAGGCTGATTCTGTTGATTTAGCCAAGGTGCAGAACCTGTGCCTCTACCTCTCTGATTTTGACCTCTACCTCTTCCACGAGCTAAAACAAATTGTCAACTCAATAAACAAACAGAATGATTGAATATATATAGTGGCTCATAAAGGCATTATCACagaaaacttttatatatatattatgtgtctttcatatacaatatattcaAGTTTCATTAGACCTATAATGAAACTTGAATATCATATTTGAATGAACGTTagtgaaatttgaaacaaatataaacaTGTACATAGAAACaacaagatatttagtgcaaTTATAGATTTTACAGAGATTACAAACCATTTAAATAGTTTTCAATTATTCACTATATTAATGAACCTAAATATTCAATGGTATCATCTTTAACACTTATTAAAAGTTTTAAATGGCTATCTTTGCTGTacagtacatatatatatatatatgttctAATACTTTTATGAGCAGTTGTGTATATCTCATAAAATACCATACATAAATGAATATACTagggatgtttatgcaaattcatatttgtGTGAGCGTAACTAAAGAAATGATTAccaatttgaatattttacatatttccaaatattgcgTACATTCTATAGATTGTAGAATATTTACATTTCCATAGATATATAAACACCCACAGTCTATTAGTGTAATATGAGGTAAACGTTATCAACCCAACTGTTCACATaaattcaaacaaaaataTCTTAGAACTAAAATATATCATGAGTAAACCTTGGGCACGTAAAATAGCTGATTTCCCTCTGCCTGCAGTTCCCGAACCTTTGCCTCCCGGTCTCTTAAACATTGGTGCGTTCTTCAACATGTCTGGTAAAATGAGAAATCTAATTTTTGAGCCTCTAATATAAACATTCTCTAACTGCGCCTCACGGCCGTCTCTATAAGTTACAGTGATATTTTGCATCTGACAGTTCATATTATCCTCAGCTTCTATCAATTTGCCGCGGTATACTTCGCCAGTATTCGTTTCACAGGTTATGGTATGGCCTTCCGCTTCGTGGAGTACTTTTATCGGTACTCCGATCGACATTTTGGCGAACTTTTTATAATTCCAATAACAAACacaaaatattacttaattgaTTCAAAATAGTCAGAAATgtcgaaagaaataaagaaattgtaaatgCACACTATAACCTCTACTCTGGTTGCAAGCGTTTATACTAATCGCTTGCTTTAATTTGACCATCATAGATGGAGTTTCTCTCGCGCATGCGCATTGGATACAATTACAAACGGAAGGCGCGAGCAGAACACAATTCTTACTTCATGATTAAATacttattaaaaatagaaattagaaGCACAGAGGATGATTTGAAGTAATAGAAGAAACCAATTAATTCGTCTAAATACTTTCGCATTAATGTGTAATTTTTGTTCTTCGTAGAGAAAGAAGATCGCAACAGCTCtctattttccatttttaaataatcatatatTTATTGGTCATTAACTTATCGAAGTGCTACCAACTTTATGATAACACAATGTGGAATAATCGTCAAACTAGGTTCTCGCAAAATTCATGTAACTTTACATTACTTGATTTGGCTAAACACAGAAACTTATTTCGTGTCTTCTATATGTGTCTTATTGTCCTAAAATTGCatcactttttttatttaatcgcTAAAATTCGCTTTAAGAAAATGATCACTAATTCGTTCGACCTATAGATTACATCGAATCGGTGAAAAAAAATGGCAGACCTCGTGTTCCAAATTACATACGATATCAATTTGAGGAAGTTTGGTCGAATGCCAAATAACTTCATCTGCCTCATCTTTCGCCAGGGcgttaaatttatatatatttttgtttgttaaatatacataaatataatcaactatataattataaatggtGAAGAACCATCGGGATAAAGATCGATACTGACGATCAAAAGACAGATTTATTGCAGTAAGGAGTTACGTGAAAACGAAAGAATTAGAGGAGGAATTTCGTTATGGATCATAGGCGTAGAAACGAATAATACACCAAGAGcgataattttttcttttccatctACGAAAGAACCTAAGATATTGTATCTAAATGTGTTCTTGTCAAAAGGATGGTAAAATCGTTAAATtgatacataatatattaaagtCGACGTCTcacttctttccttttaatcGCTTAATTATACTAATATCAATCATGTAATAATTACAAGCATCGTTTACGTCCTTAATATGTATAGTCAGCCGAGTACGAACACGTCGCTCTGTTTTTATCCACGTCATTTTCCCAGTTCCATATACGTACTTTTTTTTACCAATctcgaaattaattttctttccaaCATTCACTCAACCATTCATACTCTCACATATTtattctttctctccctctctttctctgtgtGTGTCTACGCAAGTGTCATTCATTCGTTATAGGCAAGATTCTACTCCCCGATATCGTGTTACAATCTTAGAAAAATATGCTATGCCTAAAATAGGATGAAGGCCTGAAGGCAACCATTCCGTCGATATTATTGATAATCAGTGTGCGTACCTTCTCTTTTACACGTCGcttcaatctagttgacacATTATTCCCTCTCTTTTCCTCTAAGGTGCGCGTCAGAACGAAAATGTATCACTGCGCAACCAATCTGTAGAAAACAATTTGCAAGGactattttaaattttccctCCAACAGTCATTAAGATTTTCCCATCATgcaaaatgttaaataataatcgtatGATTTCGTTATGATGcattacataaaaaacaatttttaatgtttgttttgtaggttgaattttatctttcttttaaatgAATCATGACGTTAAAACAATTTATCAATGTTGCCAACCGACAAACGAccaaagataaaaaaaatttgaattgAAATACTCTGACGTCATTCgtgaaaacaaaataaaagacgATTTGTTGTGAAGCCTCGGCTAATGTgagatttttttttagttaGTAGTTCATATTGAAACAAtacgatttttatttataacattttttttgtttttgtttttcataCGACGATTacaaaaattggaaaattgtgACGACCGAGAAAGTCTCACTCTgtacacataataatatattgtcCATAGACATGTTCATCGTGTGttatgtatgtgtatgtacGTGTATCTGTACGTGTGAAATCACGGCAAATATGGAATATATGCAAAGTTTCTATAGAAATCGCTTTCTCTCTTAGCTTCCTCTCGTTTTGCAAGAAGTACATACAGAATTGTATCGactatattataaaataaggaTCATCCATAACGTGGCACTGAAATTAAGAACGATTCACTTTATTCTATTTAACGTATCAATACAAGgacttttcttctttctttgtattctCATAAAGACGACTTTTTCGTTTCAatagctttttttttatcgctaGATTGGCTATCACGCAAAACCTTAAAAAGAACGAAGGATCAACAATctattagaaagaaaaaaaaagaaaaacaacgAAACGCAATTATTCTTAAAGACAGAGCAAAAAAAACATGATGGTACGATACACAGTGTGGTGTTTTTTCGTCTTACTCTCTTGCTCTCCCTTTACATTCTCACTCTCGCTCTCACTCTCACTcaatttcttcctttctcccAATTTAGCTATCTTTAAAATCGCAAAAGACCCAGTGTGACGACTATCGAATCTTTTTTCGCACGCTCGAAAGAAGACAACGATACGCGGGAAAAGCAACTCTTTCTGTTTTTGGAAAACTCACGAAGCAACAaggacaaatttttattctccttgttccttttcttttttttttatttttattctttttttacaacAAATTGCTTCGTGCAACAGTTTTTGTTTTTCAGTTTTTTTTGTTTGTAGAAGCGACATAAAACTCAACACCTACAgcaacttcttttttctctctttctcagcTACGACCTAGTCTAAGAATCAAGAGACACGCTGAACAAAAGAACTGAAACGTACGTTTCTTTCGtgttttttcttccatttttttaaGATTTCTTCTTCATTTCGTTAAAAAGTATTGCAACACGGAAGAAAATGGTTAAAGTCAGACGgagaaatttttgtttctttcatcGATCGAGTACAACAGGGCCGATAGTCGTCCCTTCGTCGAGGGGCCTCTCGTTCgttattatttttcctttttttttttttatttatgtctGGCTGGCCTTTAAACGTTTCATCGTACAAAGTGTATTTTAGCACCAATATACATACTAGAAATCTTATTTAGAAGACAcaaagagaaacgagaaaaccGACTGGACGAGTCACGTGACACAACCTAATTTTTTTTCCTAATCTCGAAATATTATCATTTGGGGAATCAGACGAAGAATCATTACAGAGCTCGccattttgttcttttttcttcttctcttttcagcgaagatatttattaacgCATGGCGTAAATAATTGATTTGCAATATAGTTTGAAACATATTTAATAAGGAATAATGCTTGGTTATATTCACGTGAAATTGGACATAAACACACAGTACTACTTATACTTCATTGCATTATTTATGAATCAATAGACTAATATACTTAATAATTATTAGACTAATTGTTAACCTAGGATTGTGATCACCCATCAACGTCAGCCACTACCTAAGCAACAttcccttttttttattttttggaTATTACGAACGAAACAGAAATAtagattatatacatataaaatttgCTTTTTGTTCACTCTTTCTTGCTcactcgctcgctcgctctcCCTTCCCCTCTCTCGTTCACAATTCAAAAACCCGGATCCCCGATGAGACGTCTCGGAACAAAACCGACCAAGATCGCACCAAGAATTCgtgttcttttttctctctaaagtttaatatctaaaaaagaaaaaagaaaaaaaaagaaaaaaacaaacaCTTCCGTACGCgaattttgcattttcttttttttttaagtaaattaataaacataagataaaataataataagccGTAGATAATAATAGAGGTAAATAGTAGTAATAAGCTGACAGCGCGCAGCAGTTAGAaccaaaaatattttcgattagAACTCTGGCTTAAGATGACAATCTGACATGGCACTAGCATCCAAAAATTTTCTCGAAGCACTCGTACACGTGGCACgcactctaatttgtttctttgtttGTTTCTCCTTTTTACTTTTCGCGTTAGTCTTTCTTATTTGtgtttttttcattcttcctTCGGAAAATTTCGtctatatatcttttttcggcgtttctatatattatatttgcatATTGTGTACAAACCAATTTTTGTATTccttttaaattttccattctctctcgtatttttcttcctctctacCGGCACAATAAGCTCGCAACTTTCACTCTTACTCGTTGTAACACATTTACtacaattttctttctctccctcattctctctctttcatACTAATTCCCTGCTACCTTTCGTTCACGATCCTCGCATTCACCCGTCTCGCCCCTCGACGTGCAATCAGCTGCCAGATAATTTATCTCATTTTTTCTCcgttttttttgttttatattctGCTTTGTTTATATAGTTATATAACCATTTTCCCAACGATCTACGCACTAAATAGTTCAAATTTTTTGCACTTTTTCACCAACAACAACTGGATTGTTGCGCCGAATTTCTTGAGCGCCCATTTCTCTGTAATCGAACTTGCAATCGTGCTTGTCACTGTATCGATGCACAGAGCAGAACAGTCCTCCACAACGGCATTCGAATCCTGTTAAGAGAGACAAATCGAATCGTAAATTGTCCAAAATGAATCAAGAATGTCTTCTAATTGTCGTTAACTTACCCGTCAAACCAACTTTTTTGCGACACACGACGCaacgatttttcttcttcttagATTCTTTGTCAGTCTCTTTGCCATCGAAGCAGTCGTCTGCATCTCCACTACTCACAGATCCTTCTCCTACTGCTCCACTGCTTACACCTACTTCATTTTCTTGATCTTCCCTATTTATCTAAAGcataatagaaataaagagttattaatttacaactgctgaataatttccttctatcatttttccatagaattttataaatagacTGGGGATCTTTATGCAAGTTTATACTTTTATAGAAATAGATAAAGAATTGAAttttgtaaatgtaataatatgtacttcactttcgatattttacataatttttgtGCACATCTTTGCACCTTTCTGCAtacttataaataaataaatatgcaCAGTCTATTTATGACAATTAAAATTAGGTAATAAACCTTAATTCTCCTTTTCTAATCTACATTGTTCTAATTGAAGATAATAAACTAGTTTTATGAAAGTTTAAATACAcataaatacaatttgaatAAAACTTACTTCTTTGGAGCTGGGCAGATCTGTCGTTGATTGAGGTATGGTAGGAATGGTAGGTTGGGCTGTAGTTCCTGTAGCTGCAGGACTACCAAAACCGCCTTGCAACGTGCCAGCGTTACCAGAGACGGCCTGTGATGTTGGTACAGTGGCAGCTGACACAGGAGGTTGCTGCTTCTTTTTTAGGTTTTCTTTGTAACAAAGAGAACAAAGGCCATCTGTGGCTGGGGAGCCATAAAATCCACAGCCGCTGCGGCACAGAGCTTGCATGGGATTAGATTCtcgttccattttttttttgtttatccCAATAAAACCTCAATGATTGAACAAAGTCCTTAGTTTTATCCTATATGCAATCACTCGAAACAATATCGAGCAAGTTGCAGTCAACTAAATGGGAGataattaagcttcttttgcCACAGCTCGCTCTCCAGTTGCTCCTTCACGACCGCGTGTCACCATACATTCACCTACCAAAATGCAGCCTTCTTTAACATCTCTTTGTTTGTCACGATACAATCTATAGTTTAAAATcagtaaaaaagaaagaactcTAAAACTAAACAATAAACTTTAAAAGAATAAATCTGTTACACAGAATGAAATAAGACAAAGAGTACAATACAAGTgtacaaaataattatcacTGCAACCTTTATCTGTCAATGACAAAGCACAAACATTTTAGGAAACTCTTGTACAGGTAACCTGTCCTCAAATGGAATACAAATCactagaaattatttaatttaaaaaaagtgTCAAACGCGATGGGTCTCAATTCAGGTTTAAAAGGACAAGAAAACGGAACAATCATTGCaccataatagacgcattatATAGGAAATACCGTCGACTACATCCGTACTGTCTCAAAGAAACCAGACGCTTGATTTTTCATGTCGAATTTTCACTTGCACACACGCGCGTACACAACGAGGAGTCTATACATAGAATAGAGAGAAGTCgtcagcagcagcagcaataACGATATCTTGAGACAAGGGCCGTTCCCTCGTGTAGAACAGTTTCAGTGCTcacgaaagaaagagagagggagagagaatgTGTATGTAATTCCTCCAAGGGCAAATAAAACCAAGAAATCGGACAACGAGAAGCAAACAATTGTCGATGACGAGGAAAAGCGAAGAAAAAAACGGGAGttaaaaggaagaagaacACAATAATTACAAAGGGGTtgggaaattttcaaatttgtcataACCCCTTTTATCCGATTTTTCGTGTTCAACGCAATAAAATCGTATAAAGGCGTGATCGGGGGGAAACGTGATATTACTCACTTTCCAACACGCAGTCGTGTCGCAACCAACGCACAACATGGAGTAAGAATTCGTTCGAGGCATTTAAGTGGGCTCCCCTTGTCTATCCTTGTCGTGTGTTTAAGAGACACGTTAGACGACGTGTAGCAGTTTACCACGACCGATTGGGTCGACCGTCGGTCGAGAAGGCTCTCTTCCCTTCTGAGCCTCTGCTTGATAAATCTCGGCGGCGCAATTCTCGCTTTGGCCACTCTCTCGCGATGCGCGCGTTGGCTTTGTCTCTTAGGAGGCCTCTCTCTCCGCCAAAGCTAAAACGAAATATTACCAAATAGCTCTATCTcgcttcctttctttttctctctcatCGCCAAAGTTAAAACGAAATATTACCAAAtagctctttctctctcaccGCCAAAGCTAAAACGAAATATTACCAAATAGCTCTGTCTcgcttcctttctttccttttctccgtctctctttctcgctctTTGTGCGTGCAACTTCGCGCTCGATATTACTTCAATCCGAGGAACCTGCAAGGATGGAGGAGAAACAACGATAACGACGAGCCGAATGTTTTCATGATGGCGATCGTTTGGACGTACGGCCTCTGGGCGGACGTACAACCAACGACAGGCTGCGCACACTTGCCCACGATAAGGTTAGATGTTACTAGTTATTACCCGCGACTTTGTCTGCATAGAACTGGAAAGAACTGATATGAATTTAGCTTCACACTTCTAGATTCACTGTCATTTGCAATAGAAATCAATATAGTAAATAGCAGtcgagaaatatttatagGAAGTAACTGTCAACTGTCGGTCGAGCAAGGCACAACCCTATGGTGGAAATGAAACTGCAGCTTGGGTCGTATTTATGCTCACTGTTCGATTCCCTGAGGAGTAagcgtaataaaatatagctTGTATTCATTTGGAGGAAATGTACTTTTCAACGGTAAAAGAATTACCCAAATCGGTTGAATGGTTTCTGAGATTATCTCGGAACACATACATACCTACGTACTTTTCTCTTTGTAATATTAACATAGAAGATGGATAAAGCGTAATTTACTCAGGTCTCATTTATTACGGTTTTGTAGCGGGTTTATTCAGTATAGATATAACGGTTCTCGTACAACATAAATTGTACAGCATAGATTATCATTTACttctgtaaataaataatttacctCCAAAAGTAGAATGTGTCTTTCTTTCAACATGTGTAGTTTGGAAGAAATATGAATTGCGAATTTCGTGCTGAGAAAATGGGttttattgaaaaagaaatgtaaataaatagactatagatttttatattcatctttatatctttatctaaaagaatgaaatttaaatagaaatgtGCTTCATCtactaaatatcataaaaacTTTATTTTGATTATCTATGTGCATTGTGtgcatttttgtattttcgaatttttcataaatgcataaagaTTCGCAGTCTATAGATAAATAACGAGgtctttccttccttttctatctattaaaaataaatatcttttcttCATTAGGCACCTTCTACATTTCTTACGTTTATGCTTTTACCTACCATCTCATGAAAAGAGGAATGTTCCATTGAATTTTTTCTTGCCCTTCTTTTATACTgcgtatacatataaaaaataacataaacAGTATGTTTGAAGATTTACTAGACTCTTTAGTTAGAGAATACTTGAATTTCCGCCACTTATTTTCgtcgctctttctctctttctttctcgaatACATATCGCACGACTCAGTCGGTCTTTTTCCCTGCTTTGCGCATGCGCACTCACGCGATCGTTCTTTCTGCGATAGGTTTTCTAACCTTTTGTAAGTTTTTCTTTCCGTCGAATCAGACTTAACAATGATCATGATTTCTCGTAGATGGATAATTAACATGTAATTTTTGGGAAGTATTGCGATAGTATTCTTGATTACGAGATGTATGATGATGTGTTGTACTGTATTTCTCGAATGAATTTGTAGATGTCGCGGCATGATCTCTCGATGATACCtatgtaatacaataaaatcaaaactacatatatattgtcTGATGTATGCCGACAGATGCGAAATGAAAGGCTAggatagaattttttttccgTTCTCTTAGTTCGTATAACTTCAAAGATACTTCACCTTCGATTCGTAGAAATtcgtttaaattaattttttcattatttctacAGCTTAATAAAGTACTGTGATAAacaattattcattaaatttaacattaaaattataacaaagaTATAATTAAACTGTAATTAAGATATAAGATTTGCAGCAAAGAAATCCAAATGAAAGATATATACGTGAAGAAAtgcataatataaaaaatatgtaaaaaattatgaattagTTAGTTTGACCATTCTGATAGCTTTAGTAAATTCCTTTAAAgtaattatatgtacatatatctcTGGCGTTTTCACTTTCACTACATAAAAAAAgctttcttttatatattataaaaacaaCAGAAATTTACTTCaacattatatattttaattataaaattaaaatatcaatcaAATTAATAATCGAAGAAAAGATGTCGGTGTCATATATTTTGACACAAAGTATTCGACCTGTTGCTCAACCAGCTTTAAAACAGAATCTAGAAATATCACGTATATTTcgagtaaaaaatatttgataa
Encoded proteins:
- the LOC126874556 gene encoding small nuclear ribonucleoprotein Sm D3 isoform X2 gives rise to the protein MSIGVPIKVLHEAEGHTITCETNTGEVYRGKLIEAEDNMNCQMQNITVTYRDGREAQLENVYIRGSKIRFLILPDMLKNAPMFKRPGGKGSGTAGRGKSAILRAQARGRGRGQNQRGRGTGSAPWLNQQNQPGGSQAGRGRG
- the LOC126874556 gene encoding small nuclear ribonucleoprotein Sm D3 isoform X1, which produces MSIGVPIKVLHEAEGHTITCETNTGEVYRGKLIEAEDNMNCQMQNITVTYRDGREAQLENVYIRGSKIRFLILPDMLKNAPMFKRPGGKGSGTAGRGKSAILRAQDCGCLYIYGNVNILQSIECTQYLEICKIFKLLVEEVEVKIREVEAQVLHLG
- the LOC126874534 gene encoding AN1-type zinc finger protein 5 isoform X2; translation: MERESNPMQALCRSGCGFYGSPATDGLCSLCYKENLKKKQQPPVSAATVPTSQAVSGNAGTLQGGFGSPAATGTTAQPTIPTIPQSTTDLPSSKEINREDQENEVGVSSGAVGEGSVSSGDADDCFDGKETDKESKKKKNRCVVCRKKVGLTGFECRCGGLFCSVHRYSDKHDCKFDYREMGAQEIRRNNPVVVGEKVQKI
- the LOC126874534 gene encoding uncharacterized protein LOC126874534 isoform X1 codes for the protein MPRHLQIHSRNTVQHIIIHLVIKNTIAILPKNYMLIIHLREIMIIVKSDSTERKTYKRLENLSQKERSRECACAKQGKRPTESCDMYSRKKERKSDENKWRKFKYSLTKESSKSSNILFMLFFICIRSIKEGQEKIQWNIPLFMRCSMQTKSRVPRIEVISSAKLHAQRARKRDGEKERKEARQSYLLWRRERPPKRQSQRAHRERVAKARIAPPRFIKQRLRREESLLDRRSTQSVVVNCYTSSNVSLKHTTRIDKGSPLKCLERILTPCCALVATRLRVGK